Below is a genomic region from Ancylomarina subtilis.
GGGAAGAGATAAATAAGATTTTTGAAGAGGATGTTTTTAAACTAATGCCCATTCCTATTTATGGGTTTTCTATTATTCTGCCCATTCATTGTATAGAAATGATAAAGAATTGGAATAAATCAGAACAGGATTATTGGCAAATTGGTGATGAGTTATCCAGACTTGACGAATGGGTTGAGTCTGATTTGTTTTTTGAAAACTTTCTGGCCTTGATTGAAAAGTTGATGTTGAGAATTAATGCAAAGCTTGTGATTGCAATTGAAGACTTGATTTAGAAAGTGTATTGAATTGTTGTAATTTTAACAGAATTAGATAAAAGTGTATTATATTTGCACGCATTTTGAGAAAATAAGATGCTTTAACCCGGTTTAATTGAGTGTCATTTTAAACAATATGGGGTGCCATTTTTCAATTTGTAATTAAAAATATGTTTCATCCTGATACGAGTCAGGGCTAAAAAGAGAAGAGTATGCATTTTAGTTTTATCGAGATCGTTTCTGCTTTCATGGTATTGTTTGCTGTTATTGATATTATTGGAGCCATTCCAATTCTTGTGGATTTGAAGAAAAAAGGGGGTGAAATTAAGGCACTAAAAGCAAGTGTTGTTGCCCTTGTCGTATTAATTGGATTCACGTTCTTGGGAGAGAAATTATTAGGGCTTTTTGGTGTGGATATTTCGAGTTTTGCCATAGCCGGTTCGTTTATTCTATTTATAATGGGGGTAGAGATGGCCTTGGGTATTGAGATTATTAAATATGATGGTCCTTCCGGAGTGTCTATTGTTCCGATTGCATTTCCTTTGGTTGCGGGAGCGGGATCGTTTACTTCGGTTGTTGCGCTTCGTGCAGAATATGCTCTTGAGAACATCATAATCGCCCTTGTTTTGAATTTAGCCATTGTTTATATCGTGTTAAGGTCGACTTCTATAGTGGAACGCTTTTTAGGAGAAGGAGGGATTCATATCCTTCGAAAAGTGTTTGGAATCATCCTGTTAGCCATTTCGGTTAAACTCTTTATGACCAACGTTGCGGTTTCAATAAAGACACTGATTCCTATGATAAAGGAAGTTTTATAGAAAATAGGCTTGAAATATTTCCGAATTATAGCTTGTAAATAGGGATTTATGCTAACTTTGTCCGCTCAAATAATTTGAAGAAAAAAGCTGTGTGCTACTTTATTATTGGACTTTCTCGATGCTACATGTCAGTCGGAAAATAAAATTTGCTATTTCACTGTAAAAAACTTACAAATAGATTTGAATAATTCGAAAATTATTGCGTATTTTGCGCACTGTTTGAAAAGCATTTAAGGAAAAAAAATAATCTGGACTATGTCAAGAGTTTGTCAAATTACTGGAAAGAGCGTAATGGTGGGAAATAACGTTTCTCACTCAAAAAGAAGAACTAAGAGAAGATTTTATCCAAATCTATTCGATAAGAAGTTCTATCTTCCTGAGGAAGATCGCTGGATTGAATTAAGAATTTCTGCTGCCGGTGTACGTCTAATTAACAAATTAGGTGTTCAAGGTGCTTTGAAAAAAGCTCAAGAAAAAGGATTTATTAAAAATTATTAAAAGGCATATAAAATGGCTAAAAAAGGTAATAGAGTACAAGTGATTCTTGAGTGTACTGAGCATAAAGATAGTGGAATGCCTGGAACTTCAAGATACATTACTACTAAGAACAAAAAGAATACTCCTGATCGTATGGAGTTGAAGAAGTATAATAGAATTTTGAAAAAAGTTACTCTTCACAGAGAAATTAAATAATATTAAGTTATGGCTAAGAAAGTAGTAGCATCCCTACAAAAAGGTGAAGGTCGTGGTTACGCTAAAGTAATCAAGATGGTTAAGTCACCTAAGACAGGAGCATATTCTTTTAAAGAAGAGATCGTTCCTAACGCTAATGTTAAAGATTTCTTTGCTAAATAGTAAAGAGTTTCTATATCGATTTAAAAGCTCCTCATAATTGAGGAGCTTTTTTTATGCATATTTTTTGTGTGATTATAGGCTTAGTAAGGCACTAGATTAAGTTTAGTTTTGATTCGCAAACTAAATGATGCTTGCTGTCAAATAAAAAATTAATTATAAAATTCAAAGCAGTGTATTTTTTTGTAATTTAGCGGGCCTAAACTGTATAATAGACTATGGGATTATTTGGCATTTTTTCAAAATCGAAAAAAGAAAACCTAGATAAAGGACTTGCAAAAACGAAGGAAAGCGTATTTAAAAAGCTTTCCAGAGCAGTTGTTGGTAAATCGAAAGTTGATGAAGAAGTATTGGATGAATTGGAAGAAATTCTGATTTCATCAGATGTAGGGGTTGATACAACTGTTCGAATTATTGAAAGGATAGAAAAACGTGTTGACGAAGATAAGTTTTTAGGTACATCTGAGTTAAATCGCATTCTTAAAGAAGAGATTTCTGCGCTTTTACAAGAGAACAATAAAGGAGAATATGATGCCTGGGAATTACCAAAATCTGATAATCCATATGTAATTATGGTTGTTGGTGTGAATGGCGTAGGTAAAACAACGACTATTGGTAAGCTGGCTCATCAATTTAAACAATCAGGACGTAAGGTGATGTTAGGTGCAGCGGATACTTTTCGTGCGGCTGCCGTAGATCAATTACATATTTGGGCCGATCGAGTTCAGGTCCCTATCGTCGATCAGGGGATGGGAGCAGATCCTGCTTCGGTGGCATTCGAAACACTTACAAAAGCTAAAAATGATGGCGTTGATGTGGTGATTATCGATACAGCCGGACGTTTGCACAATAAAATTAACTTGATGAATGAGTTGAGTAAGATTAAACGTGTGATGGATCGTGTCATTCCTGGTGCTCCGCATGAGATTCTTTTGGTATTGGATGGTTCTACTGGTCAGAATGCATTTGAACAAGCCAAGCAGTTTACTTTGGCAACTGATGTGAACGCTTTAGCCATCACCAAACTTGATGGTACAGCTAAAGGTGGTGTTGTGATTGGTGTTTCCGATCAATTTAAGATTCCGGTGAAGTATATTGGAATAGGTGAGGCGATGACTGACCTTCAGGTTTTCAACCGTGATGAATTTGTAGATTCGCTTTTCAGTTAGACTGAATAGAATATATAAGGAAAGACTCTTACTACAAGTAAGGGTCTTTTTTGTTAAAAGCGGATGAGTACTCAATAAAAAAAGGAATAATTGAATTGAAGCTATTCGTCTGAATTTCTTTTCACTTCCTCAAAGATCCATGTTCGAAATACATGCAAAGAGTGGGAAAGCCCTTTTTTTTGTCTTATTTTTGTGCGCTAAAATAGAATGGAGTAAGCAATAATTACGCTGATCTTTTTATTTATAATCCGATATCAACACTCTCATATCAAATAATCATGAGCCAAAATAAAATCAATATCGTTAGTTTAGGTTGTTCTAAAAATCTGGTAGATACCGAACTTTTGATGAAGCAGTTGGATGCGAACCAATTTGTGGTAAGCTGTGACGAAGACAATAGCGATGCCCGTACTATTATTATTAATACCTGTGGATTTATCGGCGATGCTAAAGAAGAATCTATCGATATGATTTTGCAATATGCCGATGCCAAGAAAGAGGGACTTATCGATACCCTTTTTGTTATGGGCTGCTTGTCTGAGCGCTATCGCGACGATTTGGCTGTTGAAATACCTGAGGTTGATAAGTTTTTTGGCAAGTTCGAATGGAAATCGATTGTTAAGGAACTTAACAAAGACTATAAGCCTGATTTCTCGAACATGAGAATGATTACCACGCCCAAGCATTTTGCTTATTTGAAGATATCAGAGGGCTGTAATCGTGGCTGTTCGTATTGTGCGATTCCAATTATTACCGGGAAGCACATTTCCCGTCCGGTTGAAGAAATTGTTGAAGAAGCAACTAACCTGGCTGCTGGCGGTGTGAAAGAGTTTTTGGTTATTGCTCAGGATCTATCGTATTACGGGCACGATTTATATGGCAAATCGATGTTGGCTGTGCTGATTGAGAAGCTGTCAGAAGTAGAAGGTTTGGAGTGGATTAAGTTGCACTACGCTTATCCAACACAATTCCCCTATGATATTCTTAAGGTGATGCGCGAAAATCCAAAGGTGTGTCGTTATTTGGATATTGCACTTCAGCATTCAAGTGATAATATGCTGTCTTTAATGCGTCGGGGAATCAATCGTGAGCAAACGGTTGAATTAATCAATCGGATTAGAGAAGAAGTTCCAGGAATCACTTTGCGTACAACCATGTTGGTTGGGCATCCTGGCGAAACGGAGGCTGATATGGAAGATTTGAAAGCATTTGTTCAGGAAATGAAGTTTGAGCGTTTGGGTGTTTTCCCTTATTCAGACGAGGATGATACCTATGCTGCTATTCATTACACTGATGATATACCTCAAGAGGTTAAAGAGGCACGTAAGGATGAAATTATGGAGCTTCAGCAGGAAATTTCGCGCCAAGCGAATCAGGCTAGAATTGGTGAAAACATGAAAGTGATTATCGACCGCAAGGATGATGATTTTTATTATGGACGTACTGAGTTTGATTCTTACGAAGTTGATCCAGAGGTGCTCATTTCAAGTGAGAACTTTGACCTTAAAATAGGTGAGATGTGTGAAGTTGAAATAACCGATGCCGAAGATTACGATTTGTTCGCTGTTGTTATCTAATTCGCTACTAATTGTACTGATTATTGCCTGACCATAGTTTGTCGGGAAAAATATATAAAGCTTTTGCCTATTTTCTATAATGGAAACAGGTGAAAGCTTTTTCTTTTTCATCCAGTGGATGCTAATTATCAGATAAAACTTCAATTTTATTCATTCGATGTTCTTCAGGGGAATAGAGAACTTGTGAAAGGGAAGCCTGAAATAGAGCGGGGGAATTGTAAAAACCTCTGAGGGAAGGCTGAAAATGATAAAGGGAATGTGGAAAACCTTCAGGGGAATGGCGAAAACGACAAAGGGAATACTGAAAACCATCAGGGGAATGCTGGAAACTTAAAAGGGAATGGCGAAAATGGCTTTTTTTCTTGATCTTATATGGTGAAATTTGGTTGAAAATAATCTGATGTAATAGAAGTAGGGTTTTATAACAGTAAGATAAACTCCCAATCTATGCCAGATACAGGAGTTTGTTTTAATGATGAATATCTGCTTAAACCTTACGGATTATTTTTAAAAAGAGTAATCGATTGCTTTTTTATCGATCGCCATTTCTCTAATAATATGGGCTGCTTTTACGTGTTCGGGATGATTCATGTATGCGGGTAGAGCCTCAATATTCTCCAATACCACATTCACAACAAAATCGTAGGATGACTCGCCTTGTAACTCATCAAATCCAATTTGCAGGAATTTAATTTCAGGCACTCGCTTATCGAGTCCATCAAAAACCTCTCTGATTCGTTTGTAATAATTCTCTTTGACCTCTTCGGACTCAAAGCTTTTAAACTTAAAAAGGGCTATATGTTTAATCATGTTTAAATTATAAAATGAATAGGATAGCCTAAAGTTAGGGGATTTGACTGAATGACGGTTCTTTTTTTGTTTTTTAATGCATTCGAAACTAGTTGGACTGAGATTGATCTCGCATTTTCTGGTTAACCTGAATCAGATATTTCCTATATTTGTTACTCTTTGGGAAATGTGGACTTTTCACTTCTCTCAAAACTTATTTATAAAAAGAAAATTAGAATGAAGACAAAAAATATAAACCCTTTATTGAGACCTTTTGATACGGTTCACCATACGGCTCCTTTTAGTCAAATTGAAATGGCGCACTATATGCCTGCTTTTGTTGAGGGGATTAAGCTTGCAAAAGAAGATGTTGATCAGATTGCGAATAATCCTGAGGCTGCCAGTTTTGAAAACACCATTGAGGCTATGGAATTTATTGGCGAATTACTGGATCAGGTCTCTTCTGTATTTTTCAATCTGAACCATGCGGATACGTGTGACGAAATGCAAGCATTAGCACGTGAAGTATCGCCTCTCTTAAGCGAATTCTCCAATGATATTGTTATGAATGAGGCTTTGTTCGCAAGAGTTAAGGCGGTTCATGATAATAAGGAATCATTGAATTTGAATGCGGAACAAAGCATGCTTTTGGATAAGCGATACAAATCATTTGTACGTTCCGGTGCGAATCTTGAAGACGACAAAAAGGCGCGTATTCGGGAAATTTCAAAAGAGCTCTCTCAACTCACTCTTCAGTTTGGGGAGAATGTATTGGCAGCAACCAATAATTTTGAACTGAACATTACGGATGAAAAAGATTTGGCGGGCTTGCCGGATGGTATTTTGGAAGCTGCAGCAGCTACCGCAAAAGCAAAAGATAAGGAAGGTTGGGTATTTACATTGCAATTCCCATCCTATGTGCCTTTTATGCAGTATGCCGACAATCGCGAATTGCGTGAGAAGATGTTCAAGGTTTATTCGTCGCGTTGTTTTAACGATGCGTTCGATAACCAGGAAATCATCAGAAAAATCGTGGCTTTGCGTTTAGAGAAAGTGAAACTATTCGACTATCCAAACTATGCTCAATTTGTTTTGGAGGAGCGCATGGCTGAGACTCCCGGCAAAGTGGTGAATTTCTTAAATGAATTGCTTGAAGCATCTATGCCAAAGGCGAAAGAGGAATTTGAGGAATTGCAAGCCTATGCTAAAAAAATTGGAGCTGATTTTGAGCTGCAACGTTGGGATTGGGCTTATTATGCTGAGAAATTGAAGACCGAAAAGTTTCAGGTGAATGATGAATTGACCCGTCCTTATTTTGAATTGGAGCGAGTGAAGCAAGGAATCTTCGATTTGGCTACCGCTTTGTATGGGTTGAGTTTTAAACTAAACACTGAAATTGATAAGTATCACGGTGAAGTCGATGTTTATGAGGTGTTTGATAAAAAGGGAGATTTCCTTTCTGTATTTTATGCCGACTTTCATCCTCGTGATTCAAAACAAGGGGGTGCCTGGATGACTTCCTATCGTGAACAGTTTATGCAAAATGGGAAGGATAATCGTCCTCATATTTCTATTGTGTGTAATTTTACACGTCCAACTGCAACCAAACCCTCTTTACTAAGCTTTTCAGAGGTGACAACTTTTTTACACGAGTTTGGTCATGCTTTGCATGGTATGCTTTCTCGTTGTATTTATCCTAGCTTGTCGGGAACTGGTGTGTATCGCGATTTTGTAGAACTGCCATCTCAGTTTATGGAGAATTACGCCTACGAAAAAGAGTGGTTGGATAAGGTTGCAGAACATTACGAAACAGGTGAAAAAATTCCTGCAGATTTGGTGCAGAAAATTATCGATAGTGGTAATTTCCATTCAGGATATGCTTTTGTTCGTCAGATCAGCTTTGGCTTGAATGATATGGCTTGGCATTCTATTGAAAAGCCAATTGAGGATTCTGTATCAGAATTTGAAACTGAGGCTATGCAGGCTACAGAGCTTTTCCCAAGACTTGAAACGTCTTGTATGAGCCCTGCGTTTTCGCATATTTTTGCAGGTGGATATGCTGCAGGGTACTATGGTTACAAGTGGGCCGAGGTACTCGATGCTGATGCCTTTGCTGCTTTTAAAGAAAAGGGCATATTCAATTCAGAAATGGCTGATGCTTTTAGAGTTGAATTACTTGAAAAAGGAGGAAGCGAACATCCGATGAAACTTTATAAGCGATTCAGAGGACAGGAACCTTCTATTGAGCCTTTGTTGAAACGCAGTGGTTTAAAATAAAGATTGTTCGATATACAAAAGGGCTTCAGTTATGAACTGAGGCCTTTTTTTTGTCCTAATCTATGACATAAATTAAGAGATATTTGATTTGTGTATGCCATTGATGCCGTAATGCATTTAATTTATGACGAATTTATGATTTGTAAAATGAATTGAATCTCATAAAAAACAGGATGTAAAGAGGTCTTTTCATGTTGAAATAAACAATCGTTATTTACAATAGCCATCTCTTAATAAAATACTGTTTTTCGACATGTTATTTTCTTTGTGTAAGTGCTTGTTATTATGCGGAAGCCGATTATTTTTGTCGCCGATTTTAAACATCTCTAAACATTGCAGATACTGGAATGTTTAGTTACTAAAAACAACACTAAGAATGGCTTTTATTACTAAAGAAAAATTTTTGTCAAACGAATGGCTTTCTGCCTACGCTTACCTTATTGTAGGTAGTATCATTTTTGCTGTTTCTGACATTTTGTTTGTAGTTCCCTACAAACTGGCACCTGGAGGTGTTTATGGTATTGCTACGGTTTTAAACACTTTGTTTAGCTGGAAAATTAGTTATTGTACTTTTGCCATGGAGATTCCGTTGGTTATAATTGGTACAATTATTTTGGGTCCACGATTCGGAATTAAGACAATTGTAAGTATCGCTACGATTCTGATTACAGTGTGGTTCATGGAAACTTACGTTTCAGTTGGTTATCCTAAGGTCATTCTTGATCCAATGTTGAACAGTATTGTAGCTGGTGTATTTTATGGTATCTCAATTGGTTTGATCTTTAAGTCGCGTGCGACTTCAGGGGGGTCTGATATTGTCGCCATGATTTTAGCTAAGTTTACTAAAATGTCATTGGGGAAACTGGTTATGATTGTTGATGGTATTATTGTTTTGTTTACACTTGTTCAGCCAACAGAAACAGGTGCAATTGGATGGGAATTTGCCATTTATTCACTAATTATTATTTATATCGAAGGTAAAATTATCGATATGGTTGTAAGTGGAGCTAGTTACCACAAAACTGTGATGATTGTTTCTGATCACTTTGAATCAATAGCTGACAAAATTAAGAATGATCTTAAGCGTGGTGCTACGATTTTTCAAGGAACAGGAGCTTACTCAGGTGAGGAAAGAAAAATGGTTTATTCTGTAATGAGCCGTCGTGAGCTTGAGATTCTGAAACTACACATCAAGGAAGTAGATCCAGAAGCGTTTGTTAATGTGACTGAGGCTAATGAAATTATTGGAAAAGGATTCCAATCGTTGAATGATGAAGATGCGGGACATTAGACTCGTTATAATATTTCAGAAAATGGCGACCAATAAGGTCGCCATTTTTGTTATCCAATAGAATCAGTTTAAGCATTTCGGTTATTCAGGTAAACCATAAGTTTCAATTACATAATCAAGATCTTTATCACCTCTACCACTTAGATTAACCAATATAGATTGTTTTGGATTGGACTTAGCTAACTTTATAGCATAAGCTATGGCATGTGCCGACTCAAGAGCTGGAATAATACCTTCCAATCGACTTAATTCAAAAAAGGCGTCAATACATTCCTGATCATTGATATGATGATATTCTGCTCGTTCTAAATCTTTAAGCATAGAGTGCTCGGGTCCAACACCAGGGTAGTCCAAACCACTGGCAACAGAATAGACAGGAGCCGGTTCACCAGCCTCATCTTGCAACATATAGCATTTGAAACCATGAATAACACCTGGTTTGCCAAGAGTCAGTGTTGCAGCATGTTTTCCTTCTTTATCTATGCCATGTCCTGCAGGTTCTACGCCATGAAGTTTAACGTTTTTATCATCAATAAAAGCAGAGAATATGCCCATAGCATTACTGCCACCACCTACACAAGCAACAATATTGTCGGGTAATTCACCTGTCATTTCTTCAAATTGATCGCGGGCTTCAATTCCCACAACACGTTGGAATTCGCGAACCATCATGGGGAAGGGGTGTGGACCAACGACAGAGCCAATACAGTAGATGGTATTGACTGGATCTTGAAGGTAGGCCTGAAATGCAGAATCAACAGCTTCCTTCAGCGTTTTTAATCCATGACTTACAGGGACGACGGTCGCACCAAGTATTTTCATGCGCATGACATTGGGATGTTCTTTTGCAATATCAACTTCTCCCATATGAATTTCACACTCCAATCCAAAGTAAGCAGCAGCTGTGGCTAAGGCAACCCCGTGTTGGCCTGCACCCGTTTCTGCAATAAGCTTCTTTTTCCCCATATATTTTGCCAATAAAGCTTCACCCATGCAGTGGTTTAATTTATGGGCACCGGAATGGTTTAGGTCTTCACGCTTTAAGTAGATGCGTCCGCCGTATTTTTCTGATAAACGGTTACAATAATACACTGGTGTTGGACGCCCCTGAAAGTGCTTTCGGATGCTTCTGAGTTCCGAAATAAATTCATGCGATTTACTAATTGAGTAATAGGCTTCGTTTATGCGTTTCATTTCCTCTTCGAGGGCTGGAGGAATAAAGCTGCCGCCAAATTCACCGAAATAACCTTTTTCGTTAGGGTAATTTTTAAAATAGTTTTGAAATGTCATGGTATTTTGATTTAATAATTAGAATTCTACAATTGGGTGTAAAAAAAAAGACCTGCGAGAAGCAGGCCTTTTTAGTATATGAATTATGTGTATATGGCTAACCCTTCTCGATATGATTTATTGAGAAGTTCCACCAAAAATTATTTTGTGTCATATTTGTTTTCATGCAACAATGTTATCGCATTTTTTATTTATAAACAAGTGTTGTCCGAAAAAAAGTCTGAATGAGATTGAATTCCAGCGCTAGTATTCGTATCTTAAAGAGTTGATTTTTCAGAGTTTAAGATTTAATTCTAAGAAAGAAAAGAATTTGTTTGCTTAAGTTTGAATTTGGAGAGGAAAATATAAAGATGATAAGAAAATATAAGGACAGTGATATTGATGCAATATTGGAGGTTTGGTATCAGGCTTCACGAATGGCTCATCCATTTCTAGATGCTGATTTTATGGGAATGGAGAAGCGGAAGATTCGGGATGTTTATATTCCCAATACCACAACCTGGGTTTACGAAAAAGATGATGTCATTTTGGGATTCATTTCCATGATGGGAAATGAAGTGGGGGCTATTTTTGTCAGACCCGATATGCATGGAAAGGGGATAGGTCGTAAACTGATGGATTATGTCGCAACTTTTTTCGATGTGATGGAAGTTGAGGTCTTTGAAAGGAATAGAGTCGGAAGGGCTTTCTACGATAAATATGGATTTAAACTTGTTGAGACGTATATACATAAAGAAACAAGTAACAAATTGCTTCGTTTGAAATATCGAAAATAGGGCTTAGAATGTATGGTCAGTTTGTCTCATATCTTTATAAGAATTTTTATTTAAATCGACTGATTAAGTCTGGTTATGCTATCGGGTAATGATTATCTTTGGTAACAAAATAAAATTTTAATCAGAGAATAAGATGATATTGAAGAACAGCATTTTTTTGTTTTTAGCATTACTATTGATAAGTTGTAGTAAGAGTGACGGTCCAATTGAATATGGGATTGAAACTGAAGCAACTTATACGGTTACATTTAAGATGAATTGGAATAGCACCGATTTTCCAAAGGATTATCCTTCCAATGCTCACTTCTCTCCTTTAATTGGTTGGTCTCACCCATCAACAAGTGGTTTTTTTAAAGTAGAGTCAGCAGCTTCAGAAGGAATTGAAGCGATGGCTGAAACGGGCGCAACTGATCTTTTACAAACTGAATTGGAAACCAAAATCGCGAATAACGAAGGTTTGGCCTTTGTTGTGGGAGAGGGATTAGCAAGTGGTACCGGTGAAATAAAAGTTGAAATAGCTGTTAATGCAGAAAACCCATCTATAAGTTTGGTGTCGATGCTTGCACCGAGTCCGGACTGGTATGTGGCTGCGCTTAATGTGAATTTGTATGATGGAAGCCACTTTGCAGCCACTAAAACGATAACAGCCAAGGTTTACGATGCAGGAACCGATAGCGGAATTACATTTGCAT
It encodes:
- a CDS encoding MarC family protein codes for the protein MHFSFIEIVSAFMVLFAVIDIIGAIPILVDLKKKGGEIKALKASVVALVVLIGFTFLGEKLLGLFGVDISSFAIAGSFILFIMGVEMALGIEIIKYDGPSGVSIVPIAFPLVAGAGSFTSVVALRAEYALENIIIALVLNLAIVYIVLRSTSIVERFLGEGGIHILRKVFGIILLAISVKLFMTNVAVSIKTLIPMIKEVL
- the rpmB gene encoding 50S ribosomal protein L28; protein product: MSRVCQITGKSVMVGNNVSHSKRRTKRRFYPNLFDKKFYLPEEDRWIELRISAAGVRLINKLGVQGALKKAQEKGFIKNY
- the rpmG gene encoding 50S ribosomal protein L33, whose amino-acid sequence is MAKKGNRVQVILECTEHKDSGMPGTSRYITTKNKKNTPDRMELKKYNRILKKVTLHREIK
- a CDS encoding DUF4295 domain-containing protein, encoding MAKKVVASLQKGEGRGYAKVIKMVKSPKTGAYSFKEEIVPNANVKDFFAK
- the ftsY gene encoding signal recognition particle-docking protein FtsY — encoded protein: MGLFGIFSKSKKENLDKGLAKTKESVFKKLSRAVVGKSKVDEEVLDELEEILISSDVGVDTTVRIIERIEKRVDEDKFLGTSELNRILKEEISALLQENNKGEYDAWELPKSDNPYVIMVVGVNGVGKTTTIGKLAHQFKQSGRKVMLGAADTFRAAAVDQLHIWADRVQVPIVDQGMGADPASVAFETLTKAKNDGVDVVIIDTAGRLHNKINLMNELSKIKRVMDRVIPGAPHEILLVLDGSTGQNAFEQAKQFTLATDVNALAITKLDGTAKGGVVIGVSDQFKIPVKYIGIGEAMTDLQVFNRDEFVDSLFS
- the rimO gene encoding 30S ribosomal protein S12 methylthiotransferase RimO, giving the protein MSQNKINIVSLGCSKNLVDTELLMKQLDANQFVVSCDEDNSDARTIIINTCGFIGDAKEESIDMILQYADAKKEGLIDTLFVMGCLSERYRDDLAVEIPEVDKFFGKFEWKSIVKELNKDYKPDFSNMRMITTPKHFAYLKISEGCNRGCSYCAIPIITGKHISRPVEEIVEEATNLAAGGVKEFLVIAQDLSYYGHDLYGKSMLAVLIEKLSEVEGLEWIKLHYAYPTQFPYDILKVMRENPKVCRYLDIALQHSSDNMLSLMRRGINREQTVELINRIREEVPGITLRTTMLVGHPGETEADMEDLKAFVQEMKFERLGVFPYSDEDDTYAAIHYTDDIPQEVKEARKDEIMELQQEISRQANQARIGENMKVIIDRKDDDFYYGRTEFDSYEVDPEVLISSENFDLKIGEMCEVEITDAEDYDLFAVVI
- a CDS encoding Dabb family protein, producing MIKHIALFKFKSFESEEVKENYYKRIREVFDGLDKRVPEIKFLQIGFDELQGESSYDFVVNVVLENIEALPAYMNHPEHVKAAHIIREMAIDKKAIDYSF
- a CDS encoding M3 family metallopeptidase translates to MKTKNINPLLRPFDTVHHTAPFSQIEMAHYMPAFVEGIKLAKEDVDQIANNPEAASFENTIEAMEFIGELLDQVSSVFFNLNHADTCDEMQALAREVSPLLSEFSNDIVMNEALFARVKAVHDNKESLNLNAEQSMLLDKRYKSFVRSGANLEDDKKARIREISKELSQLTLQFGENVLAATNNFELNITDEKDLAGLPDGILEAAAATAKAKDKEGWVFTLQFPSYVPFMQYADNRELREKMFKVYSSRCFNDAFDNQEIIRKIVALRLEKVKLFDYPNYAQFVLEERMAETPGKVVNFLNELLEASMPKAKEEFEELQAYAKKIGADFELQRWDWAYYAEKLKTEKFQVNDELTRPYFELERVKQGIFDLATALYGLSFKLNTEIDKYHGEVDVYEVFDKKGDFLSVFYADFHPRDSKQGGAWMTSYREQFMQNGKDNRPHISIVCNFTRPTATKPSLLSFSEVTTFLHEFGHALHGMLSRCIYPSLSGTGVYRDFVELPSQFMENYAYEKEWLDKVAEHYETGEKIPADLVQKIIDSGNFHSGYAFVRQISFGLNDMAWHSIEKPIEDSVSEFETEAMQATELFPRLETSCMSPAFSHIFAGGYAAGYYGYKWAEVLDADAFAAFKEKGIFNSEMADAFRVELLEKGGSEHPMKLYKRFRGQEPSIEPLLKRSGLK
- a CDS encoding YitT family protein — encoded protein: MAFITKEKFLSNEWLSAYAYLIVGSIIFAVSDILFVVPYKLAPGGVYGIATVLNTLFSWKISYCTFAMEIPLVIIGTIILGPRFGIKTIVSIATILITVWFMETYVSVGYPKVILDPMLNSIVAGVFYGISIGLIFKSRATSGGSDIVAMILAKFTKMSLGKLVMIVDGIIVLFTLVQPTETGAIGWEFAIYSLIIIYIEGKIIDMVVSGASYHKTVMIVSDHFESIADKIKNDLKRGATIFQGTGAYSGEERKMVYSVMSRRELEILKLHIKEVDPEAFVNVTEANEIIGKGFQSLNDEDAGH
- the trpB gene encoding tryptophan synthase subunit beta; translation: MTFQNYFKNYPNEKGYFGEFGGSFIPPALEEEMKRINEAYYSISKSHEFISELRSIRKHFQGRPTPVYYCNRLSEKYGGRIYLKREDLNHSGAHKLNHCMGEALLAKYMGKKKLIAETGAGQHGVALATAAAYFGLECEIHMGEVDIAKEHPNVMRMKILGATVVPVSHGLKTLKEAVDSAFQAYLQDPVNTIYCIGSVVGPHPFPMMVREFQRVVGIEARDQFEEMTGELPDNIVACVGGGSNAMGIFSAFIDDKNVKLHGVEPAGHGIDKEGKHAATLTLGKPGVIHGFKCYMLQDEAGEPAPVYSVASGLDYPGVGPEHSMLKDLERAEYHHINDQECIDAFFELSRLEGIIPALESAHAIAYAIKLAKSNPKQSILVNLSGRGDKDLDYVIETYGLPE
- a CDS encoding N-acetyltransferase → MIRKYKDSDIDAILEVWYQASRMAHPFLDADFMGMEKRKIRDVYIPNTTTWVYEKDDVILGFISMMGNEVGAIFVRPDMHGKGIGRKLMDYVATFFDVMEVEVFERNRVGRAFYDKYGFKLVETYIHKETSNKLLRLKYRK
- a CDS encoding spondin domain-containing protein, which gives rise to MILKNSIFLFLALLLISCSKSDGPIEYGIETEATYTVTFKMNWNSTDFPKDYPSNAHFSPLIGWSHPSTSGFFKVESAASEGIEAMAETGATDLLQTELETKIANNEGLAFVVGEGLASGTGEIKVEIAVNAENPSISLVSMLAPSPDWYVAALNVNLYDGSHFAATKTITAKVYDAGTDSGITFASDDLNTDPQGTILLFVADPLGDGTDLLADIATVTFTKN